The following are encoded in a window of Sminthopsis crassicaudata isolate SCR6 chromosome 3, ASM4859323v1, whole genome shotgun sequence genomic DNA:
- the LOC141559467 gene encoding keratin-associated protein 19-7-like, translating to MSYYGGYYGGLGYGYGSGYGCGCGSYRGLGYGFGGCGCGSLGYGGYGYGGLGYGSYGYGCCRPSCCGRYSSYGFY from the coding sequence ATGAGCTACTACGGAGGCTACTATGGAGGCCTGGGCTATGGCTATGGCTCTGGTTATGGCTGTGGATGTGGCAGCTACCGGGGCCTAGGCTATGGCTTTGGAGGCTGTGGCTGTGGAAGCCTGGGCTATGGTGGCTATGGCTATGGAGGCCTGGGCTATGGTAGCTATGGCTATGGCTGCTGCCGCCCATCTTGCTGTGGAAGATATTCTTCCTATGGCTTCTACTGA